The following are from one region of the Chanos chanos chromosome 10, fChaCha1.1, whole genome shotgun sequence genome:
- the LOC115822090 gene encoding gamma-crystallin M2-like, producing MTMGKIIFYEDRNFQGRSYECMSDCADMSSYMSRCHSCRVESGCFMVYDRPNYMGNQYFMRRGEYADYMSMFGWNNCIRSCRMIPMHRGSYRMRIYERENFGGQMHELMDDCDSIMDRYRMSNCMSCHVMDGHWLMYEQPHYRGRMHYFGPGEYRNFSNMGFSNMRFMSMRRIMDSYF from the exons ATGACCATGGGCAAG ATCATCTTTTACGAGGACAGGAACTTCCAGGGTCGCTCCTATGAGTGCATGAGCGACTGCGCTGACATGTCCTCCTACATGAGCCGCTGTCACTCTTGCAGGGTGGAGAGTGGCTGCTTCATGGTCTACGACCGTCCAAACTACATGGGAAACCAGTACTTCATGAGGAGGGGCGAGTATGCTGACTACATGAGTATGTTTGGATGGAATAACTGCATCAGGTCCTGCCGTATGATCCCTATG CACAGGGGATCCTACAGAATGAGGATCTATGAGAGGGAGAACTTCGGTGGTCAGATGCATGAGCTGATGGATGACTGTGACTCCATCATGGACCGTTACCGCATGTCCAACTGCATGTCCTGCCACGTGATGGACGGCCACTGGCTCATGTACGAGCAGCcccactacagaggcaggatGCATTACTTCGGGCCTGGAGAGTACAGGAATTTCAGTAACATGGGATTCAGCAACATGAGATTCATGAGCATGAGACGTATCATGGATTCCTATTTCTaa